The following are encoded together in the Bdellovibrio sp. ArHS genome:
- a CDS encoding DUF455 family protein → MFSFSTPDIWEKIKNIEKSCEEALKLQSPGFVPEDPARDVLTLHPKLHPPKKGFSTVEGQARMLHDLASIELQAMELGVRTLVEFPEAPVGFREELLAVTVSEAQHLRMCLEGIESLGFKWGDWPVHLALWKAVSQEDSLLDRILIVHRYLEGSGLDAGDTLIRRLEGTAGKQTIQKIVKQINFEEIGHVDFGSRWYREICKADKRDPNTDFPQRMDALRIRLPKRIEPLNHDLRKKAGFTDEEIAYYENLRLDFLKPAK, encoded by the coding sequence ATGTTCAGTTTTTCCACCCCCGACATTTGGGAAAAGATCAAAAACATCGAAAAATCCTGCGAAGAGGCGCTAAAGCTTCAGTCGCCAGGCTTTGTTCCTGAAGATCCGGCTCGGGATGTCCTCACTTTGCACCCAAAACTTCATCCTCCCAAAAAAGGCTTCTCCACGGTGGAAGGACAGGCCCGGATGCTGCATGATTTAGCCAGTATTGAACTGCAAGCCATGGAGCTGGGGGTTCGTACTTTGGTGGAATTTCCCGAGGCTCCCGTGGGCTTTCGCGAAGAGCTGTTGGCTGTCACGGTTTCCGAGGCGCAACACCTCAGAATGTGCCTTGAAGGTATCGAGTCGTTGGGGTTTAAATGGGGTGACTGGCCGGTGCACTTGGCGTTGTGGAAAGCGGTCAGTCAAGAGGATTCTCTTTTAGATCGCATTTTGATCGTGCATCGCTATTTGGAAGGCAGTGGGCTGGATGCAGGAGACACGTTGATTCGCCGTCTTGAGGGAACTGCCGGGAAGCAAACCATCCAAAAAATCGTGAAGCAGATTAACTTTGAAGAGATCGGCCATGTGGATTTTGGGTCACGATGGTATCGGGAAATATGCAAAGCCGATAAGAGGGACCCTAACACCGATTTCCCGCAACGGATGGATGCACTTCGTATTCGTTTGCCGAAACGAATTGAGCCCCTCAATCACGACCTAAGAAAAAAAGCGGGTTTCACCGATGAAGAAATCGCGTACTACGAAAATCTGCGTCTGGATTTCTTAAAACCCGCGAAGTGA
- a CDS encoding YebC/PmpR family DNA-binding transcriptional regulator produces MGKSWKTAGKVEKAQQKGQIFTKLAREIAVAAKAGGPDPAANSRLRLAIEAAKKVSCPNDTIERAIKKGAGLLDDGKVIEEITYEGYGPHGVGVIVECQTDNKHRTAPDMRHAFKSHEGNMGEVGSVAWMFDRVGLLEGEKAGSFDPDEEAIEAGANEVSKNDDGSYEFFTNADDLDAVRDALVKRGWKVTTAELSYKAKNITELNDEQRKDVEEFLNYLDDMDDTHRVHATV; encoded by the coding sequence ATGGGAAAATCGTGGAAAACTGCGGGTAAAGTAGAGAAAGCCCAACAAAAGGGACAAATCTTCACAAAATTAGCCAGAGAGATCGCCGTGGCGGCAAAAGCCGGCGGCCCTGACCCCGCAGCCAACTCCCGTCTTCGTCTTGCCATTGAAGCGGCAAAAAAAGTCTCTTGCCCCAATGATACGATTGAACGCGCGATCAAAAAAGGCGCGGGTCTTTTGGATGACGGCAAGGTGATTGAAGAGATCACCTATGAAGGTTACGGACCGCACGGCGTGGGCGTGATCGTTGAATGCCAGACCGACAACAAACACAGAACAGCCCCGGATATGCGCCATGCCTTCAAATCTCACGAAGGCAACATGGGTGAGGTCGGTTCCGTAGCCTGGATGTTTGATCGCGTAGGACTGCTTGAAGGCGAAAAAGCCGGCAGCTTCGATCCGGACGAAGAAGCTATCGAAGCGGGCGCTAATGAAGTCAGTAAAAATGACGACGGCTCTTACGAGTTCTTCACCAATGCAGACGATCTCGATGCGGTTCGTGATGCCTTGGTGAAACGCGGCTGGAAAGTGACGACTGCGGAACTTTCTTACAAAGCAAAGAACATCACTGAACTTAACGACGAGCAAAGAAAAGACGTCGAAGAGTTTTTGAATTATCTTGACGACATGGACGACACACACCGCGTTCACGCGACTGTGTAA
- a CDS encoding acetyl-CoA C-acetyltransferase — protein sequence MKNKTMRPVAILAGSRTPFVKSFSQYSRTSNRQLMTATLQDLVNKTNIRGELLGDVSLGAVMKNASDWNLSRESLLSAGLDPHTPGYDVQRACGTGLETAAHIALKIASGQIESGIAGGTDTNSDIAGVLPHELSWILTEAQKAPNALARIAKLSEIKLEYLKPRFPNVQEPRTGLSMGQHTELMVKEWKITREEQDQLALQSHLNAAKAYEAGFFKDLVFEFKGVKKDVFVRGDTSMEKLAKLKPAFDFTGTGTLTAGNSTPLTDGASAVLLSSEEWAKAHGLPVQAYLVDTDYAAVDYVNGEGLLMAPTRAVAKMLRRNNLKLQDFDFYEIHEAFAGQVLCTLKAWESDEYCRKHLGESQALGSIDRAKLNVNGGSLALGHPFAATGGRILASLAKMLAQKGSGRGLISICTAGGMGVVAIVER from the coding sequence ATGAAAAACAAAACTATGCGACCTGTCGCCATTTTGGCGGGATCTCGAACCCCTTTTGTGAAGTCATTTAGTCAGTATTCCCGGACATCGAATCGTCAGTTGATGACGGCGACTTTGCAGGATCTAGTGAATAAAACGAATATTCGCGGTGAACTTCTGGGTGATGTCTCTTTGGGGGCCGTGATGAAGAATGCCTCGGATTGGAATCTATCCCGGGAATCTCTTTTAAGTGCAGGGCTGGATCCTCATACTCCGGGTTATGATGTGCAACGTGCCTGTGGGACGGGTCTAGAGACGGCCGCACACATTGCCTTAAAAATTGCCTCGGGTCAGATTGAAAGCGGTATTGCGGGCGGTACGGATACCAATAGCGATATTGCCGGGGTCTTGCCGCATGAACTGTCCTGGATTCTTACCGAGGCGCAAAAAGCTCCGAATGCTCTTGCCCGTATTGCAAAGCTTTCGGAAATAAAATTGGAATATCTCAAACCTCGATTCCCCAACGTGCAAGAACCCCGCACGGGACTATCCATGGGGCAACACACAGAGCTCATGGTTAAAGAATGGAAGATCACGCGCGAAGAGCAGGATCAATTGGCCTTGCAAAGTCATTTGAACGCCGCCAAAGCGTATGAAGCCGGATTTTTTAAGGATCTGGTTTTTGAGTTTAAGGGCGTGAAAAAAGACGTATTCGTTCGCGGCGATACCAGTATGGAAAAGCTGGCAAAGTTGAAACCTGCATTTGATTTTACTGGAACCGGAACTTTAACGGCGGGAAATAGCACGCCTTTAACAGACGGAGCTTCGGCCGTTCTGTTAAGCAGTGAAGAGTGGGCTAAAGCCCACGGACTTCCCGTGCAAGCTTATTTGGTGGATACAGATTATGCGGCCGTGGATTATGTAAATGGTGAAGGTTTATTGATGGCCCCGACGCGCGCGGTGGCGAAAATGCTTCGCAGAAACAACCTCAAACTTCAGGATTTTGATTTTTATGAAATTCACGAAGCTTTTGCCGGTCAGGTACTTTGTACTCTGAAGGCTTGGGAATCTGATGAATACTGCCGTAAACACCTTGGCGAGTCTCAGGCTCTGGGTTCCATTGATCGCGCTAAATTGAACGTCAACGGTGGCAGTCTGGCGTTAGGTCACCCCTTTGCCGCAACCGGCGGAAGAATTCTGGCCAGTCTTGCAAAAATGCTGGCGCAAAAAGGTTCGGGCCGCGGTTTGATTTCTATTTGTACCGCTGGTGGTATGGGTGTGGTGGCCATCGTAGAAAGATAA
- a CDS encoding TetR/AcrR family transcriptional regulator, producing the protein MDTKTKALSLGRHYLQTLGFNGFSFQTVADALGIRKASLHYYFASKEEMGLAILEDYQKAYATWAQNIHGLPADKKMEQMLQMFYKIGKDHNKVCPLGALCSDFNTLSEKIQDRLREFHLQQRKWLIATIKEGMKDKIFRQDLNPPIVADTFLAAIQGGLQVARIRGEAETFKSMVKNLVKELS; encoded by the coding sequence ATGGATACAAAAACAAAGGCTTTAAGCTTAGGACGTCACTACCTGCAAACCCTCGGTTTTAATGGTTTTAGCTTTCAAACCGTCGCCGACGCCCTGGGCATTCGCAAAGCGAGTCTGCATTACTATTTTGCCTCAAAAGAAGAAATGGGCCTGGCCATTCTTGAAGACTATCAGAAGGCCTATGCGACGTGGGCCCAAAACATCCACGGCTTGCCGGCTGACAAAAAAATGGAGCAAATGCTTCAGATGTTTTACAAAATTGGCAAAGATCATAATAAAGTGTGCCCTTTAGGAGCTTTATGTTCGGACTTCAACACTCTTTCCGAAAAGATTCAGGATCGCCTGCGAGAGTTTCACTTACAACAGCGCAAATGGCTTATTGCTACGATTAAAGAAGGCATGAAAGACAAAATCTTTCGGCAAGACCTCAACCCTCCCATTGTCGCCGACACTTTTCTTGCCGCCATTCAGGGAGGGCTGCAGGTCGCGCGAATTCGCGGAGAAGCCGAAACTTTTAAAAGCATGGTGAAAAATCTGGTGAAAGAGCTTTCCTAA
- a CDS encoding lipid A deacylase LpxR family protein — protein sequence MIKLFPVFLFSFLLLSLDSQAENSATPPPPTKPYGESFSVYVENDTRRLGGPNTDSDYTSGIRFSYQYAEDLEPLWVPPLIGWSDRFKYERDKSTTNFGISIAQQMFTPDNTDTSELILNDRPYAAWLYVALSANLKTPSHSHNLELDIGLIGPGALGEQAQNGFHDLIKVPTANGWDNQLATEPTLQLNYNQKIRFYEIETESGRVFDFIPSTGLSFGNVLIGAHIGALVRAGIRLPDDFGASSLSSVDGESLLNLKIGKQNLPWRLYGFAGIRGNAVAHNIFLDGNTIHDSHRVTKYPFNAETEFGYALQISHWSYSWRFVTVSPEFEERSEFNSYASISISYIRAWE from the coding sequence TTGATTAAACTTTTCCCGGTCTTTTTGTTTAGCTTTCTTTTGCTAAGCCTGGACAGTCAGGCCGAGAACTCGGCTACACCCCCACCGCCAACAAAACCTTACGGAGAATCCTTTTCCGTTTACGTCGAAAACGACACCCGACGCCTGGGGGGACCTAATACTGACAGCGATTACACCAGTGGGATTCGCTTCAGCTATCAGTATGCCGAAGACCTTGAGCCGCTCTGGGTGCCACCTTTGATCGGTTGGTCAGATCGCTTCAAATACGAACGAGATAAATCGACCACGAACTTCGGGATCTCTATTGCGCAACAAATGTTTACGCCCGACAACACGGACACTTCAGAACTTATTCTTAACGATCGTCCCTACGCCGCCTGGCTGTATGTCGCCTTGTCCGCCAATTTAAAAACACCTTCACACAGTCACAATCTGGAATTGGATATTGGTTTGATTGGCCCTGGTGCCTTGGGCGAACAGGCGCAAAATGGATTTCACGACCTTATTAAAGTTCCGACCGCCAATGGCTGGGACAACCAATTAGCCACTGAGCCCACTTTACAATTGAACTACAATCAAAAGATTCGTTTTTATGAAATAGAAACGGAGTCAGGAAGAGTTTTTGATTTCATTCCCTCGACCGGTCTTTCTTTTGGAAACGTTCTTATCGGGGCCCACATCGGCGCCTTGGTCCGAGCGGGAATTCGCCTGCCCGATGATTTTGGTGCATCAAGCCTGTCGTCTGTTGACGGCGAGTCACTTTTAAATCTTAAAATCGGCAAGCAAAATCTTCCTTGGCGACTTTATGGTTTCGCCGGAATCCGAGGAAATGCCGTCGCTCATAACATCTTCCTTGACGGTAATACTATTCACGACAGTCATCGCGTCACCAAATATCCTTTTAACGCGGAAACGGAATTTGGCTATGCCTTGCAGATTTCCCACTGGAGTTATTCATGGCGATTTGTGACCGTATCGCCTGAGTTTGAAGAAAGAAGCGAGTTTAATAGCTACGCCTCTATTTCGATTTCTTATATCCGTGCCTGGGAATAA
- the dnaE gene encoding DNA polymerase III subunit alpha, whose translation MSFVHLHVHSEYSLLEAAARVKAIAKKAAAMNMPAVALTDNGNMFGAVEFYFACKDNNVKPILGLDAYIAPGSRLEKKQDRDQVNVGPRRLVFLAQNLKGYQNLSKLSTIGYQEGFYWKPRIDYEVIKEYNSDLICLTGGLRGEVADAFLREGPDAALAKIRQLKEIFDDRLYLEMCRTGVREWDQINPFLLEASKITGVPVVASNDVHYMTQDDQIAQEVLICIGTNKTLSDEHRFRLGTDEFYFKKPEQMQELFADVPEAVSNTLQVAERCDVKFKLKDENGKPIYHLPTFPTPEGVSLKDDIARRAKEGLLVRFEEAAERGEAVPEDKKPEYYSRLDYELGIIDRMGFNGYFLIVQDFIGWAKDHDIPVGPGRGSGAGSLVAYCLRITDLDPLPNFLLFERFLNPERISMPDFDIDFCQDRRQEVIRYVTEKYGQESVSQIITYGKLQTRAALKDVGRVLGMLFSEVDQVTKLIPDKLGISLKESLEMEPRLTEMMEMNPTVATLVDLAQRVEGMVRNAGIHAAGVIIGDGQLVKHAPLYKGADGEQVVQYDMKHAEKIGLIKFDFLGLKTLTHINMALKLIKKNRGKEITSKMIPMNDAATFEMMSRGDTAGVFQFEGEGITDATRKIRPSSFADITAITSLYRPGPMANIPDFTDRKHGKAPVEYLLEDTREVLSETYGIMVYQEQVMGIASKIAGYSLGEADMLRRAMGKKIKEEMDKHRERFMQGAVERGHNKEKSSELFDLMYKFADYGFNKSHAAAYSVVTLQTAWLKCHYPVEFFAALLSTELSDTEKIVKYSKDAAKRGITVKSPHVNFSEYLFGAHGDEIYFGLGAIKGVGQGAVEAIIEARNSLPDKKFNSLDEFFNSIDLRRVNKKVIECLIKAGAFEGFGGHRAQLMAGYQKYLDRAQGLQKDKELGQASLFDLGPSTETKVTLEETKPWSRTASLAYEKEVLGFYLSDHPLKGFDTLSEIWTTCKVIELPAQMPAPGSAEAEALKAAKKDWKNRDAGKKKVVVAGLITELRELITKKGTRMAFGKIEDLTGACELVIFPDSYARFEAQLRDERPVLIGGALEVEEGVAKIMVDSVSPMEDILKKTKRMVLRLDKIDPADYPRLHSLMKDYPGSTSVSFEIEIPEVSRRVLMDSAETMGIAVNNEFFEGVHSVFGRTDFIELRS comes from the coding sequence ATGTCTTTTGTTCATCTTCACGTTCACTCCGAATATTCCCTTTTAGAAGCTGCGGCCCGGGTAAAAGCTATTGCCAAAAAGGCGGCCGCTATGAACATGCCGGCGGTGGCCTTGACCGACAACGGAAACATGTTCGGTGCCGTGGAGTTTTACTTCGCCTGCAAAGATAATAACGTCAAACCTATCTTAGGTTTGGATGCTTATATCGCACCGGGATCGCGTCTTGAAAAAAAACAAGATCGCGATCAGGTGAATGTGGGGCCGCGCCGTTTGGTGTTTCTGGCGCAGAATCTTAAAGGTTATCAAAATCTCAGCAAGCTTTCGACGATCGGTTATCAGGAAGGTTTTTACTGGAAGCCGCGCATCGATTATGAAGTGATCAAAGAATACAATTCAGATTTGATTTGTTTGACTGGGGGCTTACGCGGAGAAGTGGCCGATGCTTTCCTGCGTGAAGGTCCTGATGCTGCCTTGGCAAAAATTCGTCAGCTTAAAGAAATTTTCGATGATCGTTTATATCTCGAAATGTGCCGTACCGGTGTGCGCGAGTGGGATCAGATCAATCCATTCCTGCTTGAAGCGTCCAAGATCACAGGTGTTCCGGTTGTCGCCAGTAACGATGTTCACTACATGACTCAGGATGATCAGATTGCGCAAGAAGTGTTGATCTGTATCGGCACCAATAAAACTTTAAGTGATGAGCATCGTTTCCGTTTGGGCACAGACGAATTCTACTTCAAAAAGCCAGAGCAAATGCAGGAGCTTTTTGCTGATGTGCCCGAGGCCGTTAGCAACACTTTGCAGGTGGCGGAACGCTGTGATGTGAAGTTTAAACTGAAAGATGAAAATGGAAAGCCCATTTACCATCTTCCCACTTTCCCGACGCCTGAAGGTGTTTCCTTAAAAGATGATATTGCCCGCCGTGCGAAAGAAGGTTTGCTGGTCCGCTTTGAAGAGGCCGCCGAACGCGGGGAGGCCGTGCCCGAAGATAAGAAGCCAGAATATTACAGTCGTCTGGATTATGAGTTGGGTATTATTGATCGCATGGGCTTTAACGGTTACTTTCTGATCGTTCAAGACTTCATCGGTTGGGCCAAGGATCATGATATTCCCGTCGGTCCTGGTCGTGGATCGGGAGCAGGTTCTTTGGTTGCCTATTGTTTAAGAATTACAGATCTGGATCCTCTTCCAAACTTCCTTCTTTTTGAACGTTTCTTAAATCCCGAACGTATTTCGATGCCAGACTTCGATATCGACTTCTGTCAGGATCGGCGCCAAGAAGTAATTCGTTACGTGACGGAAAAATATGGCCAGGAATCCGTTTCGCAAATTATCACTTACGGTAAGCTGCAAACACGGGCCGCGCTTAAAGACGTGGGACGTGTTCTGGGTATGCTCTTTTCAGAGGTGGATCAGGTTACCAAACTTATCCCTGATAAATTGGGTATCAGCCTTAAAGAGTCTCTGGAGATGGAGCCTCGTTTAACAGAGATGATGGAAATGAATCCCACCGTCGCCACCTTGGTCGACCTTGCTCAGCGCGTGGAAGGGATGGTGCGAAATGCGGGGATTCATGCCGCCGGTGTGATTATCGGTGACGGACAATTGGTGAAGCATGCGCCTTTATATAAAGGCGCAGATGGCGAGCAAGTCGTTCAGTACGACATGAAGCATGCTGAAAAAATCGGGCTGATCAAATTCGACTTCTTGGGTCTGAAAACCCTGACTCACATCAACATGGCGTTGAAGTTGATTAAGAAAAATCGTGGCAAAGAGATCACCTCAAAGATGATCCCGATGAACGACGCGGCCACTTTTGAGATGATGTCCCGCGGGGACACCGCCGGCGTCTTCCAGTTCGAGGGTGAGGGTATCACCGACGCCACTCGTAAGATCCGTCCATCGTCTTTTGCGGATATCACGGCCATCACATCGCTGTATCGTCCCGGTCCGATGGCAAACATTCCGGATTTTACGGACCGTAAACATGGCAAGGCCCCTGTTGAATATCTGCTTGAAGACACCCGTGAGGTTCTTTCTGAAACTTATGGGATCATGGTTTATCAAGAGCAGGTGATGGGGATCGCTTCGAAGATTGCCGGTTACTCGTTGGGTGAAGCGGATATGCTTCGTCGAGCGATGGGTAAAAAGATCAAAGAAGAGATGGATAAACACCGCGAGCGCTTCATGCAAGGGGCGGTCGAAAGAGGTCATAACAAGGAAAAATCGTCAGAGCTTTTTGATCTGATGTATAAGTTCGCGGACTACGGTTTCAATAAATCTCACGCTGCCGCGTATTCCGTTGTGACGCTACAAACGGCGTGGCTGAAGTGTCATTACCCGGTAGAGTTCTTTGCGGCCCTTCTCAGTACCGAGCTTTCGGATACGGAAAAAATCGTTAAGTACTCTAAGGATGCTGCAAAACGTGGAATTACGGTAAAATCTCCGCATGTAAATTTCTCTGAGTATTTGTTCGGTGCTCATGGCGACGAGATCTATTTCGGTCTTGGCGCGATCAAAGGTGTGGGGCAAGGGGCGGTGGAAGCCATCATTGAGGCACGCAACAGTCTTCCGGATAAAAAGTTTAACTCGTTGGATGAGTTTTTTAATTCTATCGATCTTCGTCGCGTCAATAAAAAGGTGATTGAGTGTTTGATTAAAGCAGGAGCTTTTGAAGGTTTTGGCGGACATCGTGCGCAACTGATGGCGGGATATCAGAAGTATCTTGATCGGGCTCAAGGTCTGCAAAAGGACAAAGAACTTGGACAGGCTTCGCTCTTTGATCTGGGGCCTTCGACGGAAACCAAGGTGACTTTGGAAGAAACCAAACCTTGGAGTCGGACAGCTTCGCTGGCTTACGAAAAAGAAGTCTTGGGTTTCTATCTCAGTGATCATCCTTTGAAGGGCTTTGATACACTTTCTGAAATCTGGACAACGTGCAAGGTGATAGAGCTTCCGGCGCAAATGCCGGCACCAGGTTCGGCGGAAGCCGAAGCGCTAAAGGCCGCAAAAAAAGACTGGAAGAATCGGGACGCGGGCAAAAAGAAAGTGGTGGTCGCAGGACTCATCACCGAGCTTCGCGAGCTTATTACGAAAAAAGGGACGCGCATGGCTTTTGGGAAGATCGAAGATCTGACGGGCGCCTGCGAATTGGTGATTTTCCCAGACTCTTATGCACGATTCGAAGCCCAGCTTCGCGATGAAAGGCCGGTCTTGATTGGCGGCGCACTTGAGGTTGAAGAAGGTGTTGCTAAGATAATGGTAGATAGTGTTTCGCCGATGGAGGACATCCTAAAAAAGACAAAACGTATGGTGCTTCGTCTGGATAAAATTGATCCTGCCGATTATCCCCGTTTACACTCTTTAATGAAGGACTATCCGGGATCGACATCAGTGAGTTTTGAAATCGAGATCCCTGAAGTCAGTCGTCGAGTGTTGATGGACTCGGCGGAAACGATGGGTATAGCTGTGAATAATGAATTCTTTGAAGGTGTGCACTCAGTTTTCGGTCGCACTGATTTTATCGAGTTAAGGAGTTAG
- a CDS encoding substrate-binding domain-containing protein: protein MAEVRPSAIFIFIAIAFCSSFSWAKKIEVTALYWSMKIEGQVAMRKGFEEEIAHFNKKGDDKIVIRALVAGEGRKGITNQVQQMDEALREKPAALVIQPTDNSALARALQEANHLKIPVFAYDQYIVNGDLTFFVTSDNYAGGRDNGDYIHSLFDKTKELRIVVFEYPKVSSTIDRVDGFFDALRDQGRSFSVLKRYEAVDPSSGQKAAKQFLKDFPQKGSVDVILTVNDGGGLSIVKELDEKKRHEILHATFDGDPLSVQNIKNKKITVIDSAQFCAELGRETARELIAHLTKKKVSAKKLIPTYPVTEKTLARYPGWMGRVPSFLHRRELKSPDSKPRVSPDQRNILRIKIGVAPLCPYLCEQGPGAWGGYIYAILKEVAKERGFSLELESIPNTRLLAALQAGRVNYIIVPADMVRYEDQIRIVGPKLGVNYTGAILAPGAKDSLIDESLLANRKVVFADMGTYRGGPRLAISEGRSFKLTGADVADRMIKMIGDRRVDVALGDYNVLSYSLLKKPRTELQLLPTSLTGFNSLVLVGSPKEAHFGYLPEYLESWFIRARTDGSLEKILSKYNLKDWKVFDPKAF, encoded by the coding sequence ATGGCTGAAGTGAGACCTTCGGCCATTTTCATTTTTATCGCGATCGCTTTTTGTTCTTCTTTTTCTTGGGCGAAGAAAATAGAAGTCACGGCGCTTTACTGGAGTATGAAAATCGAAGGCCAAGTGGCGATGCGAAAAGGGTTTGAAGAAGAGATCGCCCATTTCAATAAAAAAGGCGATGATAAGATCGTCATTCGCGCGCTGGTGGCTGGCGAAGGACGTAAGGGAATTACTAATCAGGTTCAACAAATGGACGAGGCTCTGAGAGAAAAACCCGCGGCCTTGGTTATTCAACCCACCGATAATTCCGCTTTGGCTCGAGCACTTCAGGAAGCCAATCATCTTAAGATTCCAGTATTCGCTTATGATCAATACATCGTAAATGGTGATCTCACTTTTTTTGTGACCAGTGATAATTATGCCGGAGGACGTGATAACGGCGACTATATACACAGTCTTTTTGATAAGACGAAAGAATTGCGCATTGTTGTTTTTGAATACCCCAAGGTTTCTTCGACGATTGATCGCGTGGACGGTTTTTTTGATGCTCTTCGTGATCAGGGGCGAAGTTTTTCTGTTTTGAAACGTTACGAGGCCGTTGACCCTTCTTCCGGGCAGAAGGCCGCCAAGCAGTTTCTGAAAGACTTTCCACAAAAAGGCAGTGTCGATGTTATTTTAACTGTGAACGACGGGGGAGGTCTTTCTATTGTGAAAGAACTCGATGAAAAAAAACGTCATGAAATACTTCATGCGACCTTCGATGGGGATCCCCTTTCGGTTCAAAACATCAAAAATAAAAAAATCACTGTGATTGATTCGGCGCAGTTTTGCGCGGAGCTTGGACGAGAAACAGCTCGTGAATTGATTGCGCATTTAACCAAGAAAAAGGTCTCGGCGAAAAAACTTATTCCCACCTATCCCGTGACCGAGAAAACACTGGCCCGTTATCCGGGTTGGATGGGGCGGGTTCCGTCGTTTCTGCATCGACGCGAGCTCAAAAGTCCCGACTCTAAACCGCGCGTTTCACCGGATCAAAGAAATATTTTGCGAATCAAGATTGGTGTGGCGCCGTTGTGTCCCTATCTTTGTGAACAGGGGCCTGGAGCTTGGGGTGGTTATATTTATGCCATCTTAAAAGAAGTCGCGAAAGAGCGTGGTTTTAGCTTGGAGCTGGAAAGTATTCCTAATACGCGTCTGTTGGCGGCTCTTCAGGCAGGACGGGTGAACTATATCATTGTTCCTGCCGACATGGTTCGTTACGAAGATCAGATTCGTATTGTGGGGCCGAAGCTTGGAGTGAACTATACCGGCGCGATTTTAGCTCCCGGCGCGAAAGACTCTTTGATTGATGAAAGTCTATTGGCAAATAGAAAAGTCGTTTTTGCAGACATGGGAACTTATCGAGGGGGACCTCGTTTGGCTATTTCGGAAGGTCGCAGTTTCAAACTGACCGGAGCGGATGTTGCGGATCGAATGATTAAAATGATCGGCGATCGTCGTGTGGATGTCGCCTTGGGTGACTATAATGTTCTAAGTTATTCGCTGTTAAAAAAACCGCGAACCGAGCTTCAGCTTTTGCCCACGTCTTTGACGGGATTTAATTCTTTGGTTTTGGTGGGGTCGCCCAAAGAGGCGCACTTTGGATATCTACCTGAATATCTGGAAAGCTGGTTTATCCGCGCTCGTACGGATGGAAGTCTTGAAAAAATTCTTAGTAAATACAATTTAAAAGACTGGAAAGTTTTTGATCCTAAGGCGTTTTAG
- a CDS encoding alpha/beta hydrolase: protein MEVSLAKKLKIAWLRFVSRVFPKLAAQTALDLFLTPQRVPRPSSEMEWFASAKKYILGGGIAAYEWGAEKAPLVLLIHGWSGRGTQMAAFAEPLVAAGYRVVALDGPAHGASLGVQTNVGDYSQFLLDAQKELGSFAAVIAHSFGAGCSVLAAAKGLRVEKLILVAGPSHYQKVINHYFKFIQMHTKAEKYFIEMLAEKAGISPYDMDVGAIGSQLHVKSLIVHDRDDREVRFTAAEEIQKLWPQVGILETQGLGHRRVLKDAQVIEKVVRFIQSGKI from the coding sequence ATGGAAGTTTCCTTGGCGAAAAAGTTGAAGATCGCATGGCTTCGTTTTGTTTCCCGGGTTTTTCCCAAACTTGCGGCGCAGACGGCATTGGATCTTTTTCTGACGCCGCAAAGAGTTCCACGTCCTTCTTCTGAAATGGAATGGTTTGCTTCCGCTAAGAAATACATTCTTGGTGGAGGCATTGCCGCCTATGAATGGGGGGCCGAAAAAGCCCCTCTGGTTCTTTTGATTCATGGATGGAGTGGGCGAGGAACGCAGATGGCTGCCTTCGCGGAACCATTAGTAGCCGCCGGCTATCGCGTGGTGGCTTTGGATGGACCTGCGCATGGGGCATCGCTGGGAGTTCAGACCAATGTTGGAGATTACTCTCAATTTCTTCTTGATGCGCAAAAGGAACTCGGATCTTTTGCGGCTGTGATCGCCCATTCATTTGGGGCAGGTTGCTCGGTGTTGGCCGCCGCCAAAGGGCTTCGTGTTGAAAAATTGATTTTAGTCGCGGGTCCGTCCCACTATCAAAAAGTCATTAATCATTATTTTAAATTTATCCAAATGCATACCAAGGCGGAAAAATATTTTATTGAAATGCTCGCTGAAAAAGCCGGCATTTCTCCTTATGATATGGATGTCGGGGCCATTGGAAGTCAACTGCACGTGAAGTCTTTGATTGTACATGATCGTGACGACCGCGAAGTTCGTTTCACCGCCGCCGAAGAAATCCAAAAGTTGTGGCCTCAGGTTGGTATTTTAGAGACTCAAGGATTGGGACATCGACGTGTTTTGAAAGATGCCCAAGTTATTGAAAAAGTCGTGCGCTTTATTCAATCAGGAAAGATATAA